A genome region from Pseudoalteromonas tetraodonis includes the following:
- a CDS encoding outer membrane lipoprotein codes for MKTLSLFLCTLLIFSAPTFAKYERNKAVPVQQVLFGKVKSVRNITEQQLVHDKSNGWKTFGGALLGGVIGNQFGGGSGRTVATILGSVIGGNVAHNQQQTQRYENLQLVELLIQVESGEQFMVVQDSDPAMRFHQGDNVRLIYLTNNTVRVDSAY; via the coding sequence ATGAAAACGCTTAGCTTATTTTTATGCACTTTATTAATATTTAGTGCCCCCACTTTTGCCAAGTATGAACGCAATAAAGCCGTTCCTGTGCAGCAAGTACTATTTGGTAAAGTGAAGTCAGTGCGCAACATTACAGAGCAACAATTGGTTCACGATAAAAGCAACGGCTGGAAAACCTTTGGCGGTGCCTTATTAGGTGGTGTTATTGGTAACCAGTTTGGTGGTGGCAGCGGTCGCACGGTAGCGACTATTTTAGGATCAGTGATTGGTGGTAATGTTGCGCATAATCAGCAACAGACACAACGCTATGAAAACCTCCAATTAGTTGAACTACTTATACAAGTAGAAAGTGGTGAACAATTTATGGTGGTACAAGACAGCGATCCCGCTATGCGTTTTCACCAAGGTGATAATGTACGCCTTATTTATTTAACCAACAACACAGTGCGCGTAGATAGCGCTTATTAG
- the lpoB gene encoding penicillin-binding protein activator LpoB, whose product MINKQFKSLSGYAILGLAALTLNGCANKAVVSYGDAQAVETTDINFGSTDLQKVASQMTDSLLSSPVVGTMTANTRPVVFVERIKNKTSEHIDTESITDSISTQLLRSGKFRFVDMTRVEAVREQLTFQNEDALINPSTAVAFGKQIGAQYMLYGNLSSIVKSNADKADVYYKFTMRLMDMQSGLVEWADETEIRKTREKSTFGW is encoded by the coding sequence ATGATCAATAAACAATTTAAATCACTCTCTGGCTATGCAATTTTAGGCTTAGCCGCACTCACACTAAACGGCTGTGCTAATAAAGCAGTCGTTAGTTATGGTGATGCCCAAGCCGTAGAAACCACAGATATAAACTTTGGCTCTACCGACCTACAAAAAGTAGCCTCGCAAATGACCGACTCACTGCTCAGTTCGCCAGTGGTTGGTACTATGACTGCCAATACACGCCCTGTGGTATTTGTTGAGCGTATTAAAAACAAAACCAGTGAACACATAGACACTGAGTCAATTACCGACTCAATTTCGACTCAATTACTTCGCAGTGGAAAATTTAGATTTGTTGATATGACCCGTGTAGAAGCGGTTCGTGAACAACTTACATTTCAAAATGAAGATGCACTGATCAATCCAAGCACTGCGGTGGCCTTTGGTAAACAAATTGGCGCACAATATATGCTGTACGGTAACCTGTCGAGCATTGTTAAATCCAATGCTGACAAAGCCGATGTGTACTACAAATTTACAATGCGCTTAATGGATATGCAAAGTGGCCTTGTTGAATGGGCTGACGAAACTGAAATTCGTAAAACCCGTGAAAAATCTACCTTTGGTTGGTAA
- a CDS encoding YcfL family protein gives MKYILPIIALFMLSACSSRPVTSGIGVEQTTNAYKEQLNVNNPQLAKKLLISDVKTRQTNNLTDVVVTLASTYKKSQYLQYQFNWFDKDGFVIKGNHSPWQALTLFGFAKTQLAGLAPSPNAVTFSLAVREVSTEAQEFKD, from the coding sequence ATGAAATACATACTCCCCATTATTGCGTTGTTTATGCTTAGTGCATGTAGCAGTCGACCTGTAACCTCAGGCATTGGAGTTGAACAAACTACCAATGCCTACAAAGAGCAGCTCAATGTTAACAATCCACAGTTAGCAAAAAAGCTATTAATCAGTGATGTAAAAACTCGTCAAACAAATAACCTAACCGACGTGGTAGTCACCTTGGCAAGTACCTATAAAAAGTCACAATATTTACAGTATCAATTTAACTGGTTTGATAAAGATGGCTTTGTAATTAAAGGCAACCACTCGCCGTGGCAAGCCCTCACATTATTTGGCTTTGCTAAAACTCAGCTTGCAGGACTCGCGCCTAGCCCTAATGCCGTTACTTTCTCTTTAGCTGTAAGAGAAGTGTCTACTGAAGCTCAAGAATTTAAAGATTAA
- a CDS encoding DUF4826 family protein, with amino-acid sequence MQQQEQKPLTPEQQAELQQQEIQWQRECFQNAQKHLAEKGIMPKTLLEKESRFLAPLCALWKFKAQNGKSYWVITGRLPTDHAEASAAKDARDAMRYFSLQWQLKADQIITAGARDKTQADFANLLINRAHGLYEMHENEQLWAKEPA; translated from the coding sequence ATGCAGCAACAAGAACAAAAACCATTAACACCAGAGCAGCAAGCTGAACTTCAGCAACAAGAAATTCAATGGCAGCGCGAATGTTTTCAAAATGCGCAAAAACATTTAGCTGAAAAAGGCATTATGCCCAAAACATTGCTTGAAAAAGAAAGCCGTTTTTTAGCGCCTTTATGCGCGCTATGGAAATTTAAAGCGCAAAACGGTAAAAGCTACTGGGTGATCACCGGTCGTTTACCAACCGATCACGCTGAAGCATCTGCAGCAAAAGATGCACGCGATGCTATGCGTTATTTTTCACTGCAGTGGCAGTTAAAGGCCGATCAAATTATTACCGCGGGTGCGCGAGATAAAACCCAAGCTGATTTTGCAAATTTACTGATTAACCGTGCACATGGTTTATATGAAATGCATGAAAACGAGCAGCTTTGGGCAAAAGAACCCGCTTAA
- a CDS encoding M28 family peptidase, giving the protein MSNLGLKFVNRLIKYGVLASLSSVTLTSFAGESTQQASLHKIAQEISAQRIESDIQTLVGFGTRHTLSETKSDTRGIGAARRWIKKEFEAISAQCGGCLEIIEVKQTISGEKRIPNPVEVVNIIAIQRGSTEPNRMVMMSGDIDSRVSDVMDFTSDAPGANDNASGVAGVIEAARVLSKYTFNGSVVYAALSGEEQGLFGGKILTAYAQKNNWQVHGVLNNDMIGNITGINGVTDNTTARIFSEGTRVVETKEQARTRRFTGGEVDSASRNLARYIDTIADKYIENLDTMLVYRLDRFARGGHHRPFNDAGFAAVRIMETNEHYDRQHQDLRTENGIVYGDTIDGVDFDYAAKLTSLNAVSLASMAWAPAPPKEVKISGAVRASTTLSWQPSEDKNIAGYKIYWRYTSEPQWQYSQWVDNVSEFTLKNVVIDNYYFGVASVNKQGVESPVVFPGDVGSFDHNIK; this is encoded by the coding sequence ATGTCTAATTTAGGTTTAAAGTTCGTTAATCGACTTATAAAGTATGGTGTGTTGGCATCATTAAGTTCTGTAACGCTTACAAGCTTTGCTGGCGAGTCTACACAACAAGCATCATTGCATAAAATTGCACAAGAAATTTCGGCGCAGCGTATTGAGAGTGATATTCAAACGCTGGTGGGTTTTGGTACGCGACATACGCTATCAGAGACTAAGTCTGATACACGTGGTATTGGCGCGGCAAGGCGTTGGATTAAAAAAGAATTTGAAGCGATTTCGGCACAATGTGGTGGCTGCTTAGAAATAATAGAGGTAAAACAAACCATTTCGGGAGAAAAGCGCATTCCTAACCCTGTAGAAGTGGTTAACATAATTGCGATTCAGCGCGGCAGTACTGAGCCTAATCGTATGGTGATGATGTCGGGTGATATAGACTCGCGCGTTAGTGATGTAATGGATTTTACCAGCGATGCGCCAGGGGCAAACGATAACGCTTCAGGGGTTGCCGGTGTTATTGAGGCAGCGCGTGTTTTATCGAAATATACATTTAATGGCTCGGTTGTTTACGCGGCGCTCTCAGGTGAAGAGCAAGGTTTATTTGGCGGTAAAATTTTAACCGCTTATGCGCAAAAAAATAATTGGCAGGTTCATGGTGTTTTAAATAACGACATGATTGGTAATATTACCGGTATTAATGGCGTAACCGATAACACCACTGCACGCATTTTTTCAGAAGGGACGCGAGTGGTTGAAACCAAAGAGCAAGCGCGTACTCGTCGTTTTACCGGTGGCGAAGTTGACTCAGCGAGTCGTAATTTAGCGCGTTACATAGACACCATTGCCGATAAATACATTGAAAATTTAGACACTATGCTGGTATACAGACTCGACCGATTTGCTCGAGGAGGGCATCATCGCCCATTTAATGATGCGGGCTTTGCGGCTGTACGTATAATGGAAACTAACGAGCATTACGACCGTCAACATCAAGACCTACGCACCGAAAATGGCATAGTGTACGGTGATACCATCGATGGGGTTGATTTTGATTACGCCGCAAAACTCACGTCATTGAATGCGGTGAGCCTAGCGTCAATGGCATGGGCACCAGCGCCACCGAAAGAAGTGAAAATTAGTGGTGCCGTACGCGCCAGTACAACACTTTCTTGGCAACCATCGGAAGATAAAAATATTGCCGGTTACAAAATTTACTGGCGCTATACGAGTGAGCCACAATGGCAATACAGCCAATGGGTTGATAATGTTAGCGAGTTTACGCTTAAAAATGTGGTTATTGATAACTACTATTTTGGCGTTGCTAGCGTTAATAAACAGGGTGTTGAATCGCCAGTGGTGTTCCCCGGTGATGTGGGGTCGTTTGATCACAACATAAAATAA